Part of the Maridesulfovibrio bastinii DSM 16055 genome is shown below.
TCTGGGAGCATGTTCAACAGCTTTACGCAACTCCAGAAAACATAATGTTGATGGGCGGCTCCAATTTTTACAGGCCGATTTTACTACCGATGTTATCAAAAATGGAAGTCTTGATCTTGTTGTTGCAAATCCACCTTATCTGAGTCAGGCCGAGCTTGGCGAGATAAGCAGGGAAGTTTATGATTTTGAGCCGTGTGGAGCACTTGTCGGAGGTCCGCGCGGTGATGAGCTTATTAAGAGTTCTATACCTGTCATTGCCGGGCTTTTGAAAAAAAATGCGCTGGTATTTATGGAAATAGGCTACCTGCAGGGTGAAACTGTCAAAGATCTTTTTGAAAGTGCTGATGGCGCTTTTACCGATGTTTATATCCAAAAAGATATTTCCGGGCATGACCGCATCGCTGTTGCAAGAAAACGATGAATGGTTTCCCGAGGTTGCAAAAAAACAACAGCGAAGGTTTGTTTTGTTGTAAAAATACAACCTATTGAATTTTTGGGATAAAGATTATTTTAAAAATATGTCGTAATTTCAATATGTTAAATATCTATAGAAATGTGGCATGTTAATTGCTTTATTGGAAAGTGGAGGAACTATGCTACAAACTACAATTCGTAAAACTGTAAGATGCAAAGGTATTGGGCTGCACAGCGGCAAGCAGGTTGAAATGGTTCTGCGCCCCGCAGCTGAGGATACCGGTATTCTTTTTTCTTTACATACAGGATCAGGAAGTTCTTTTTTAACTCCTACCCCGGACCTTGTTGTTGCAACCAGCCTTGCCACGACTCTTGGGAATGGCGAAGATTCTGTTTCTACAGTTGAACATCTTCTGGCTTCAGTCAGAGGTATGGGAATTGACAATATACATGTTGAAGTACGCGGAAAAGAACTGCCTATAATGGATGGTAGTGCCGGTCCTTTTGTTTATCTTCTGCGTCAGGCCGGAATCAGAAATCAGGCTAAAGATCGTAAAGTCAAAGCTATCCGCAAGGAAATTACTTTTGAGCAGGATGGAAAATTTGTTAAAGCCACCCCATATAATGGCTTTGCGATTGACTATACAATAGAATTTGCTCATCCCCAGATTGGTCGTCAGAGACTCTCTCTTGATATTACTCCCGAAGTTTTTGGTGATAATCTTGCCAAAGCTAGAACTTTCGGATTTTTAAAAGAGGTTGAATATCTCCATGAGAATGGCCTTGCTCTTGGTGGATCGCTTGATAACGCTGTAGTTCTCGATGATTACGGCATTTTAAATAATGACGGACTCCGTTTTCAGGATGAATTTGTCCGCCATAAAATGCTTGATTTTGTAGGAGATATGGCTGTCCTTAATATGCCTCTTTACGGTAAATTTGAGGTGTTCGCTTCAGGACATGCCCTCAATAACGCTTTCTTAAAGTATGTTCTTTCGCAGGGCGAAGACTATATTGAAGAGCGCGTCCTCGGCAGCGGTACAGCTAAAGCAGCCAAAAAGGTTCACGAGCCTTCAGTTGGTGCAGTTCCGGTTCCAGCATAGTTTTTTAGTTTCCAGTTTATTCAAAAGCCCGTTTATTTATAAACGGGCTTTTTTTATGCATTTGTCCCGTCTTAATATGGTTTATATTAAATGAACTGCTTTTAGAAAAAAAGAATATACATAAAGAATAAAGCTGACTGATTATTCTCAGGTCCATGAATCTGGATTAACAGTGTTGAAAGATAGAATGGTTGTCTTTTTTGCTTTAAAATTTATTCGGATTTAATATTTGAGCTTCTTTTGTGTGACGGTGAAAGCAGGGAAGTCTTGACTGGTTTGCAGCAACAGGTGAGAATGCAGTTAATTGAAACATAAGGAGATTGTAATGTTCCGGTCATTAAATGCCAGAATTTCAACAATAGTTGCTGTAGTTGTCATCCTCTCATCACTTGCGACATTGTTTTTCATAGAAAACACCGTCCAGAATGATATGACTGCCGCTCAGGGAAAAACGGCGAGAAATATCATCAGGATGGCTATACTCAACCTGCAGGAAGGGCAGCAGGCTATGGCAAGATACAGAGTTCAAGCCATGAAAGACCGGAAGCAGGCTGTAAAAGATGCCCTAATGGTTTTTGAATCGCAGCTGGATAATTTATATGATCTGTATGAACAAGGTTCTATAACCAAAGATCAGGCAATACAAAGTGTTAGAAGTCTGGTTCATAATACCAGATATTTTAATAATGATTATTTCTTTGTTTACACTGAAGATATGGTCTCTGTCGCACACCCGGATAAAGGCATACAGGGTAGAGATGTAAGCGACATGACGGATGTTAAAGGTTACGCTTTTGGTAAAGGGATAAAACAGAAGGCTGCGGAAGGCAGAGGCTCTTACCTGACCATCTGGTGGAAAAGGCTTGGAAATGATGTCCCTATCCCTAAAATCCTGTATGTGAAGTCGTGCAAAAAATGGAACTGGATTATCGGTACCGGAACTTATGTTGATGATATTGAAGCTCAGATTGCAGCCAAGAGAACAAATTTTATCGAAGAGTTAAAAAAAGGTTTTGATAAAGTGAGGCTGGCTGAGTCAGGAAGACTTTTTATTTTTGACGATCAGAAAAATATAATTGTTCCACCTAAAGGATATAGTGCTAATTTTCAGAATAGAATTAATCTGACAACAGGGAACACTATTTTACACGACCTGCGTGAGACAGCCAAAAAGAATGAATGGAAACTGGACTATTCTGTAGCAGGAGCAAACCATGAAATTGATGAGAGGGTTTCCTATGTTAAGCATTTTAAACCTCTCGGATGGTATATCGCTTCTATAGTTCCCAAATGTGAAATTGAAGAGCCTGTTGAAAATCTGGTTAAAAAGCAGGCGGCCATCAGCCTGATTATTTTGATGGTTACACTGGCGTTGATTTATTACGCAATTAAAAAAATGTGTGAACCAATAAGGAATGTTTCAAAAATGGCCCGCCTTGTTGCTAAAGGCGATTTACGAAATGCCGGTATTTTTTTCAAAGAGGTGATGGTTAATACTTCATACATAACCAGAGCTGAAGCAGGACGTAAGATTTGTGAAATCAATACTGATAATAAACGCATAGACGAGATTGGGCAGTTGGTTATCTCGTTTCATGAAATGATAACAACTCTTAATTCTCTTGTCGGGCATGTTCAAAAATCCGGAGAAATGGTTACAGGCTCTGCTGTACAGATGGGGTCAGCCATAAATCAGCTTGAAATTACCGTTGAAGATCAGGCCACAGCCACTCAGGAACTTGGAAGTACTGCGCGGGAAATTTCTTCAACCGCCAATGAACTTGCCAGAACCATGAATGATTCAACCGAGGTTGCGATCAAAACAGCCGGGCTTGCGGCTAGAGGTTTTTCTGATTTAGAGGTCATGGCTGAGAATATGCAGAAAATGCGTGAAGCCTCGACAGAGATTTTTTCAAAGCTGTCAATAATCAACTCTAAGGCTGCTAATATCAGCACCGTAGTTACATCCATCTCTAAAATATCAGAGCAGATTAACCTTTTGTCCTTGAATGCCGCTATAGAAGCTGAAAAAGCCGGTGAGTTCGGTCAGGGGTTTTCTGTAGTAGCTAGGGAAATACGCAAATTAGCTGATCAGACCGCCATGTCTACACTCGATATTGAAAAGATTGTTGCGGAGATGACTTCCGCTGTCTCTGCTGGAGTTATGGGTATGGATAAGTTCAGGCAGCAGGTCGAATCAGGAGTTTCAAATGTTGAGGACCTTGGCAGGGGAATAGGTGAAGTTGTCCATCAGGTGCATTCCCTTAGTCCTCAGTTTGAAACAGTAAATGAAGGAATGCAGAATCAGAGTGATGGAGCCGCTCAGATAAGTAAAGCAATCTTGCAGTTAAGCGAGACTGCCGTACAAACCAGAGATTCGCTCGAAGAATTTATATCCATAACTGAAAAACTCACAGAGTCCGTTTCCGGGCTGGAAGCAGAAATATCTGTATTTAAAGTTGATTGATTTAAAATTATTTTTAGTAGCAAATTAAAAATGGCCTGAAGTTGATATCTTCAGGCCATTTTTTATTGGTTTTAATAAGTCGTGATTATTTTTGATGATGCTTGATTATGGTCCTTTCAAGGGCATCAAAATCAAGAGGTTTTGGAAGATAATCATCCATTCCTGATCTAAGGAAGCGCTCCCGGTCTCCGGGCAGGGCATAGGCTGTAATGGCTATGATAGGTACTTCCGGTTCAGTTGCTCCTGAGCCTGACGATCTTATTGTTGAAGTAGCTGTCAGACCATCCATAACCGGCATCTGAATATCCATAACTATGCAGTCAAACTGATTTTCCAGAACAGCTTCAACAGCTTTTCTGCCGTCCGGCACCCCGGTGATTGAATATCCTTTTTTATAAAGATATCTGGTTATTGCCAGCAGATTTATTCTATTATCTTCAACAACTAGAACTCTTATTCCGTTTTGTGGAGGTAAGTTGGCCTCTTTTGATGACGTTAATTTATTTTCAGAACTTCCCAAATTACTCTGGGTTGAAAGGAAAAGATAGAAGTCAGAGTTAGTGCCTTGATGGTTGATGTAAAGGTTCCTCATGGCTTACTCCTGCGAGCTTATATTTTAAGGCAAATTTTATGTCTAATTATCAATATAGTTATTTGTAGCATAAATAACAATGGCGTTTTTAATGAAAGTTTAAAAAATAGCTGCTAAAAATTTGATTTCTAATCTGACTATTTTAATTAATTGATAAAATATTTTTGATTATTTAGAAATAGAATTTATAAAATCAGGTAAAATACTACTGGACTCATTTGGCGATATTTTTTCGTAACCTATGAATTCAACAGTATTATTTTTTTTGAGCTGAGAAAAATTATTTGAATTTATCTGATTTGATGAAATTAATTTAAAAGCTGCTGTCTGTTTTTTATATAAAATTTTTAATCTGCTATTGCCTGTCTGACTGTGAGTAAAACAGAATATCCCTTCATAAAAATTATCTTCTCGATTTGAGCGTTCGGTAACATTTATGAGGGCTTCATGGTTGTAACCCTCAGGAATAAGCCACGGCATATAAAGCAGTATTGAATTGCCTTTGGAGAATGAATTGAGGCTGGTAACAGAGCGCAAGACGTTAAAGAATCTGTCTGTGTGATTGCTGTCTGACAACAAGAAATTGCAAAATTGGGTGTATGTCGGAAGTTTCGGCAAGTAGTTTTGTGAAAATATTCTAAGCGATTTAGATTCAAATTTGGCTCTTGCTGCAATAAAGTCTCCGGCCGCTTCCTGAGGCGTCATTGTTGAAAAATCGTTTCCAGAGTCTGCTGTAATTTCTTTGAGAATAATATCAGGATAAAGCTGCTCAACTATGAAAGTTAAAATATCTCCGACTGACGGGGTGGACTGAATCTTGGCAAGCAGCGAAAGGTTTTCAACTTCTATCCAACCGAAATTTTGTCTTTCCCATTTCAGCAGGGTTCCACGGAGCTTTTGTCCCACCCTATATCTATTTCTAAAAATAACAGATTTTTTATTGGAACTTCCATTTTTGTGCTGATTGGAATAGTTGCCATACCCAAATATTTTCATCGGAATCAACCGCCCTGATCAATAATAAGCTCAACCTCATCAAGAGTTAAACCTGTTCCTTTAGCCAATTGGGATGCAGATTTTCCTGCTCTGTGTCCTGTCAGTATTATTTGCCTTAAAAATTGTGGTGACTTGGAAAATTCTTGAGCCTGCTTGATTATTTTTTCAAGTTTAGCTGATTTTTCTTCCAGCTGTTTATCCAGAATTGACAGTTCCGCCTGTCGCTTTTCAAATGTGTTGACAAGTTCATTTTCCAACTGAGCATTGAAATGTAGTTTATTTATAAATTCCTGCTGTTTGCTTTGCAGCTCCATCAATAATGATTCAGACTTTTTAAGTCGTATAAAAAAAAGAATAACGACAGTGAGTAGAACAAGTTCAGTCAGTGATAGCAGTATCAGTAAAAGCGTAGTCATCAGGATATCCGTTTCTACGAGTGTAATTTATAATTAAATTTTGACATTGATTATATTGCCAGACCACGGTGAAGTCTTCACTGGAGGATCATCATCTTCCTTCTTTGATTTTTCTTTTCTCTCTTTTCTTTGATCCATGGAATGCTGCTGCGCAGCACCTTCTTTATGGTCCGATATAGCATTGCTGCCATCTTTTTTTTCAATTTTCTGAATCTGTTTTTGGGCGTTTTTATTTATTTCCTGATCATTAGGATTTATTACAAGCGCATTTTGCAGTTCCGATTTAACCAGCTCGGCATTAAATACCTTTTGAACATGAGTCATTTGCGAAATGACCAGAGGCATATCTACAGGTCCGGGCATGTGTTACCTCACAAGGTATTCTTCAAAAAGAATTTCATCAAATTGACCTGCTGCAATGTATTGATTGATGACCATCAGCAGATCTTTTTTCAAAGCTTCCCCATTTTTCTTATCGGATAAGAAATTTAAATCTTTATTTTTCATATAGTAATAGACCGCATCGCGAATGGTAACTTTTTTGCGGGCATATTCGGCAACAACAAGTTCATCCGTTGTTGTCAGTGAAAATCTGGCAACAAGAAAGCGTATCGCACCTTTTTTGTCTTTGTGGTCTATCCAGAAAGGCTTCATTCGTATGAGCGTAATACCAGGCTCTTCCGGTGGCGGTGGCGGGGCCTGCTTTTCAACTGGAGGCGGTGGCGGAGTTTCTTCCTCAAGCGGGGCTTCCTGCGGCGGAGGTGCAGGCTTTTCTTCAGGAGAATCAAATATGAATACTTTAACAGCTATAGCTGAAAGCAAAAGGATTATGACTCCGATCCCAATGAAGACAAATAACATTGTCTTGCTTTTTTTCTTTTGTGGAGATTCACCAAGAGAGGGAATATCTTCTGGTTCTTCTTCGGGAAGCTCTTCTTCCTCGTCCTCGTCTTCCAGAAAAGGGGCATCATCGAGGTCAAGATCAACCTTTTGAGCGGCTCTGCCCTGTGAAGCAGATCCACCACTTTCTTCAGTCGCCATTTCAGAACTTTCTTCTGCGGCTGTAGATTGATCTATTGTTTCATCAGATTCGTCTGCGGCGAGGAAAACCATAGGCGCAACCTTTTAATTTATGGTGTATTTGCAGGCAGAAAATGTCAGGTGCACCGTGTAAAAGGATTCAGGTCTGCCGGATTTTATCATTCCGGCAGACCTTATTTTTCTATTCAAAAATTTTATTGATTTTCTGGCCGAGTGTATCAGGAGTAAAAGGCTTTACAATGTAGTTGGATACTTTTGCCTGAACAGCTTCTATAATATTTTCCTGCTGAGCTTCCGCTGTAACCATAAGGAAGGGCAGATCTGAAAATTCTTCACTTGCTCTAACCTTGCGCAGAAGATCGATACCGGTCATCTGAGGCATATTCCAGTCTGATACGATAAACTGGATGCCATCATCTTTATTGAGCATTTCCCATGCGGTTGTTCCGTCATCTGCTTCAACAATATTAGTGAAGCCGATTTGTCTGAGGATGTTTTTTACAATACGCCGCATTGTTGCGAAATCATCGACAACCAGAACTTTCATAGAATAATCAATAGCCATTTATTTCTCCTTACTACTCCGGTTCGTATTGTTCCCGGAACATTTTTCTCAACTTTTGCAGGGCTTGTGAATGAAGCTGTGAAACTCGTCCTTCGGTTATTTCCATTACTTCGGAGGTTTCTTTCATATTTAGTTCCTCTCCGTAATATAAGGATAATACCAGTTTTTCGCGCGGCGTCAAACTTTCTATGAGGTCGGCAACCTTAAGAACGGTTTCCTGAAAAAGGGCTGACTCATAAGGCTCATTGTTAAAACCGCCATCTTTATTGCTGGAAAGATTATCACTGAATAAATCAAGGCTTACGCACATCTGGTTTTGCAGGGCTTCCAGACCCTGCTGAACTTCTTCAGCTGAAAATCCTGTAGCATTTTCAATCTGTTCCTGAGTTGGAGTCTGCCCAAGCTGATGCTCCAGCTCCCGTATCGTGCTTTCAATAGTCTTGACTTTCTGTCTGAGTCCTCTGGAAAACCAGTCCATGCGGCGCAGTTCGTCAAGCATTGCTCCCTTTATTCTGTTCTCGGAATAGGTTTCGAATTTAATACCGAGTTCAGGACGGAATTTCCCAAGTGATTCAACCAGACCGACACTTCCAGCGCTGATAAGTTCTCCAAGTTCGACGCTTTGAGGCAGCTTTGCCTTCATTCGCAAGGCAATAATACGTATCTTCGGAGAGTAATGCCTTACTATGGCTTCTCTCTCCGCTGGTGAAAAGTCTTCCCAGGCCGTGGTCCCTGATTCAAGATCAAGCCACGGATTGTTCCTGGAAGAGGAGTTTTTTCCAGAAGAACTTAATATTACCATCTAGCTCGGATGTTGGTTTCCATTTTGAAATTTTGTGCGCAGCTTCTTCAATCGCTTTGCCTGCCGGACAATCCGGATATAAGCTGCAGACCGGGGTCTGCTTTATTACAGCACTTCGCATATGCTGATCACGGGGGATAACCCCTACAAGGTCCAGTGAAATTCCGCTTAGGAAATGGTCACATGCTTTGTAAAGTTTGCTGAAAATCTCTTTTGCCGACTTCATGTCATTGGCCATATTGATAATGACCCGGAACTTATCTACTCCGTGATTGAGTTTCATAACTTTAATCAGGGCGTAGGCGTCTGTGAGAGATGTCGGCTCAGGTGTTACCACAAGCAACCGTTCCTGAACAGCAAGATTAAAGTAGAGCACGTTGTCATTGATGCCGGCACCGGTATCAACGATCAGGTAGTCCACTTCATCTTCAAGGTAATCCATAGCTTCAAGCAGGTCCAGTTTCTGACCGGTTGAGAGACTTACCATATCACCAACTCCGGATGAAGCAGGAAGTATGTCGAAACCGTAGGATGTTTTAAATAGTACATCCTTAAGTTTGCTGCCCTCATGGAAAAGATGGAACAGATTCAGGTCCGGTGCTATCCCCAGCAGAACATCTACATTAGCCAGTCCAAGGTCCGCGTCAAGGAGAACCACTTTTTTGCCCATCCTGCTTAAGTTATATGCAAGATTGACAGAAATATTGGTTTTGCCAACTCCCCCTTTACCGGAGGTGACTGAAAGGACCATAGGAAGATTGGTTGTCATCAGCATTACCCTGTATTATTTTAAGTCTTTATTACGTTGCTGTTTAAAATTATGCAACGTGTATTAATTATTTATTTTAACTGTTTTTACGCTGCGTTTCGTTTATGTCCGGGAAGCTGGTGTTTAAAAACAAGCCTCCAGAAATCTTTTTCGTCTGCTTCCACAATACTGTTGCGCAGTCCTGAGCCGAAAGACAGAGCGGAAACAGGTATTTCACATTCATGGGCCATATTTATAAGAGAACCGTAGTTGCATGATTCATCCAGCTTGGACCAGATAACACTCTCAAGTCTGGGGCAACTGTATTTTCTTATAAATACTCTGTATTGGGCCGGAGCGAAATAAGGATTCATAACCAGATGCACAGCCAGATCTTTGTTATCATCCAAGCCGTAAATGGCAAGCCATGTTTCAAGATCTGTGTCATTGCTGAGTCCTGGCAGATCAATAAAAATTCTGTCAAACGCCGGGCTTTCGCCGAGCAGGGCGATTACATCCTCCCGGGAGGCTATTTCCCTGAAACCAAGTCCTGAAAGGTCTGCATAATGTCTTAAAACCAGACGTCCTTTGCCCTGACCCTGATCTGCCGAAACAAGGCATATTCTGCTTTTGGGATTTTCTTTTTTTTCTTTTAAAGCCAGCCGGATTAAAGCTGAAGTTTTTCCTACTCCGTGCGGTCCTGCGAATGCGTGAAATTTATGGGGCCATTTTTTATGATTGAAAGGACATATTCTGGCAATTTTTTCGAGTGCCGGCAAAACCGCTTTGGTTTTGTCTCCGCAAAGTTCTCTGAAAAGTTTCAGAATTACTTTATCCGTAACACCTTCTTTTTCCAGATATTCCATTGCCAGACGCTGGCGGGGAGCAAGGAGAGAAAGGTTCATCTGCGGTTTCAGCAGGGCCATCATGTGATCTTTAATCTGATCCCATTCCCGGCTCCATTCTGGGATATTACTCATGGCAGCTCCAATGGTGTCATCTTTACTGCACTGATCAGCTGAGGTTTTTACTTCGGTGTCATTCTCAATATTATCCACAGCGACCATGATTTCATGGATCTTCCCGCCGGATTCTTCTACGCTCTTATTGCTGAGAATCACCGCACTGTCCCCGAATTCAGCTTTTATTTCTGAAAAAAGAGCAGCTGTACTTTTTCCCCTGAATGTCTTTACCCGCATAAGCTCACCTTTTTAAACTTCTACCATTCCGGCTGAGTAGATTCTAATGTCCGCAGGAATTTCAGCCTGAGATATTACAGGTATTGTAGGCAAGAAGCGTACCATCAGTTGGGCGATATGGCTCCTGAGCTGTGGAGGGCATAAAAGGACCGGCTGCCCGTCTGTTTCAAGAACATTTTCCGCCGTTTTATTGACAGATTGAATGAGCTGCTGTGCCGTGCCGGGGTCAAGAGCAAGGTATCCGCCGCCTTCAGCCGGGCGAACACCGTTGTTTAAGGTTGATTCAATATTTTGACCAAGGGTCATTATGGGCAGGCTTCCATCACTTGCAAGGTATGGCTTGATAATTGTCCTTCCCATGTGTGAGCGTACATATTCCGTGAGCTGCGCCGGATCTTTGATTGAAGCTCCATAATCTGACAGAGCCTCGACAATGGTGAGCATGTCACGAATGGATACATTTTCTTTGACCAGACTCTGAAGAACTTTCTGGACATTACCAAGTGACATGATTCCGGGAACAAGGTCTTCAACCGCTTTCGGAGCCCTTTTGGAAAGGTTGTCCAAAAGGTCCTGAGTTTCCTGTCTTCCAAGGAATTCATGCAGATTTCTGCGAAATACTTCGGTAAGATGTGTCGCAATAACTGTTGAGGGATCAACAACCGTATATCCTGCGAGCATTGCTTCTTCTTTCTGGGATTCCGGTACCCATACGGCAGGCAGGTTGAAGGCCGGTTCAACGGTTTCAACACCCTGAATTCTATGCTTGGCATCACCGGGGTCCATGGCCAGAAAATGATCTATAAGTATTTCAGCGGACGCAACAGCGTTACCTTTTATGAGCACTCTGTATTCACCGGGTTTGAGCTGAAGATTATCACGGAGATGCATTGAAGGAACAATTACACCCATATCAAGAGCAAACTGGCGGCGTATGGAACGGATTCTCGAAAGCAGATTGCCATTCTGGTCTTCATCAACAAGAGGAATCAGGCCGTAACCTACCTCAAGCTCAAGCTGATCAAGTGGCAGCAGGGATTGAACCTCTTCCGGGCTGTCCAGTGAAGGAGCCTCTCCGGATTTTTTGTCAGCTGCTTCATTCTCTGCATCTCCAGGCTGAATATCGCGGCCCATAAGGGAAAGCCCGTAAAGGAGAGCTGAAAGAGTGAAGAACGGGATTGTAGGCATACCGGGAACAATACCGAAAATTACAAGAATTCCTGAAACAAGTTTCAGTGCTCTTGAATTATGGGTCAACTGCCCGATAAATTCTTCACCCATCTTTGCTTCTGCAGCAGCGCGGGAAACAATGATACCGGCTGAAGTTGAAATAATCAGTGAAGGGATAGTGGAAACCAGACCATCACCGATTGTCAGCAGGGTGTAGGTCTGCGCGGCGTCCTGCCATGCCATTCCTTTTTGAAGGGTCCCGATGAGAATTCCGCCGATGATGTTGACGAAAGTAATAATGATACCGGCTTTAACATCTCCCTGTACAAACTTTCCAGCACCATCCATAGCTCCGTAGAAGTCAGCTTCCCGGCGTATGTCGGAACGCTGTTTCTGGGCTTCATCTTCATCTATAAGACCGGAGTTGAGGTCGGCTTCGATTGCCATCTGTTTACCGGGCATGGCATCAAGGGTAAATCTTGCGGCAACTTCAGCAATACGTGTTGTACCGGCAACGATAACTGTTTTGTTCAGGATGAATAGAATAAGAAATATGACTATACCGATAAGGTAGTTACCACCGACAACAAATTCACCAAAACTCTTAATAACGCTACCAGCGGCTGAGGTCCCTTCATCGCCATGAAGGAGAATTGCTCTTGTTGTCGCCACGTTCAGAGCAAGCCTCAAAAGAGTGGTGACCAGCAGGAGTGATGGAAAAATTGAAAATTCAAGAGGGGATATCATGAACATGGACGTAACGAGAATTACAAGTCCGAGAGAGATACTGACCGTCAGCATAAAGTCTATAAATAATGTCGGCAGAGGAATCAGCATAATAAAAAGGATAACTACAACTCCGCCGGCAAGGAGAAGGTCTCCGTGTTTGGAGAACTGAG
Proteins encoded:
- the lpxC gene encoding UDP-3-O-acyl-N-acetylglucosamine deacetylase, translating into MLQTTIRKTVRCKGIGLHSGKQVEMVLRPAAEDTGILFSLHTGSGSSFLTPTPDLVVATSLATTLGNGEDSVSTVEHLLASVRGMGIDNIHVEVRGKELPIMDGSAGPFVYLLRQAGIRNQAKDRKVKAIRKEITFEQDGKFVKATPYNGFAIDYTIEFAHPQIGRQRLSLDITPEVFGDNLAKARTFGFLKEVEYLHENGLALGGSLDNAVVLDDYGILNNDGLRFQDEFVRHKMLDFVGDMAVLNMPLYGKFEVFASGHALNNAFLKYVLSQGEDYIEERVLGSGTAKAAKKVHEPSVGAVPVPA
- a CDS encoding methyl-accepting chemotaxis protein codes for the protein MFRSLNARISTIVAVVVILSSLATLFFIENTVQNDMTAAQGKTARNIIRMAILNLQEGQQAMARYRVQAMKDRKQAVKDALMVFESQLDNLYDLYEQGSITKDQAIQSVRSLVHNTRYFNNDYFFVYTEDMVSVAHPDKGIQGRDVSDMTDVKGYAFGKGIKQKAAEGRGSYLTIWWKRLGNDVPIPKILYVKSCKKWNWIIGTGTYVDDIEAQIAAKRTNFIEELKKGFDKVRLAESGRLFIFDDQKNIIVPPKGYSANFQNRINLTTGNTILHDLRETAKKNEWKLDYSVAGANHEIDERVSYVKHFKPLGWYIASIVPKCEIEEPVENLVKKQAAISLIILMVTLALIYYAIKKMCEPIRNVSKMARLVAKGDLRNAGIFFKEVMVNTSYITRAEAGRKICEINTDNKRIDEIGQLVISFHEMITTLNSLVGHVQKSGEMVTGSAVQMGSAINQLEITVEDQATATQELGSTAREISSTANELARTMNDSTEVAIKTAGLAARGFSDLEVMAENMQKMREASTEIFSKLSIINSKAANISTVVTSISKISEQINLLSLNAAIEAEKAGEFGQGFSVVAREIRKLADQTAMSTLDIEKIVAEMTSAVSAGVMGMDKFRQQVESGVSNVEDLGRGIGEVVHQVHSLSPQFETVNEGMQNQSDGAAQISKAILQLSETAVQTRDSLEEFISITEKLTESVSGLEAEISVFKVD
- a CDS encoding response regulator; translation: MRNLYINHQGTNSDFYLFLSTQSNLGSSENKLTSSKEANLPPQNGIRVLVVEDNRINLLAITRYLYKKGYSITGVPDGRKAVEAVLENQFDCIVMDIQMPVMDGLTATSTIRSSGSGATEPEVPIIAITAYALPGDRERFLRSGMDDYLPKPLDFDALERTIIKHHQK
- a CDS encoding flagellar basal body-associated FliL family protein, with the translated sequence MVFLAADESDETIDQSTAAEESSEMATEESGGSASQGRAAQKVDLDLDDAPFLEDEDEEEELPEEEPEDIPSLGESPQKKKSKTMLFVFIGIGVIILLLSAIAVKVFIFDSPEEKPAPPPQEAPLEEETPPPPPVEKQAPPPPPEEPGITLIRMKPFWIDHKDKKGAIRFLVARFSLTTTDELVVAEYARKKVTIRDAVYYYMKNKDLNFLSDKKNGEALKKDLLMVINQYIAAGQFDEILFEEYLVR
- a CDS encoding chemotaxis response regulator CheY, yielding MAIDYSMKVLVVDDFATMRRIVKNILRQIGFTNIVEADDGTTAWEMLNKDDGIQFIVSDWNMPQMTGIDLLRKVRASEEFSDLPFLMVTAEAQQENIIEAVQAKVSNYIVKPFTPDTLGQKINKIFE
- a CDS encoding FliA/WhiG family RNA polymerase sigma factor, whose translation is MVILSSSGKNSSSRNNPWLDLESGTTAWEDFSPAEREAIVRHYSPKIRIIALRMKAKLPQSVELGELISAGSVGLVESLGKFRPELGIKFETYSENRIKGAMLDELRRMDWFSRGLRQKVKTIESTIRELEHQLGQTPTQEQIENATGFSAEEVQQGLEALQNQMCVSLDLFSDNLSSNKDGGFNNEPYESALFQETVLKVADLIESLTPREKLVLSLYYGEELNMKETSEVMEITEGRVSQLHSQALQKLRKMFREQYEPE
- a CDS encoding MinD/ParA family protein → MTTNLPMVLSVTSGKGGVGKTNISVNLAYNLSRMGKKVVLLDADLGLANVDVLLGIAPDLNLFHLFHEGSKLKDVLFKTSYGFDILPASSGVGDMVSLSTGQKLDLLEAMDYLEDEVDYLIVDTGAGINDNVLYFNLAVQERLLVVTPEPTSLTDAYALIKVMKLNHGVDKFRVIINMANDMKSAKEIFSKLYKACDHFLSGISLDLVGVIPRDQHMRSAVIKQTPVCSLYPDCPAGKAIEEAAHKISKWKPTSELDGNIKFFWKKLLFQEQSVA
- a CDS encoding flagellar biosynthesis protein FlhF; translated protein: MRVKTFRGKSTAALFSEIKAEFGDSAVILSNKSVEESGGKIHEIMVAVDNIENDTEVKTSADQCSKDDTIGAAMSNIPEWSREWDQIKDHMMALLKPQMNLSLLAPRQRLAMEYLEKEGVTDKVILKLFRELCGDKTKAVLPALEKIARICPFNHKKWPHKFHAFAGPHGVGKTSALIRLALKEKKENPKSRICLVSADQGQGKGRLVLRHYADLSGLGFREIASREDVIALLGESPAFDRIFIDLPGLSNDTDLETWLAIYGLDDNKDLAVHLVMNPYFAPAQYRVFIRKYSCPRLESVIWSKLDESCNYGSLINMAHECEIPVSALSFGSGLRNSIVEADEKDFWRLVFKHQLPGHKRNAA